A single region of the Etheostoma cragini isolate CJK2018 chromosome 3, CSU_Ecrag_1.0, whole genome shotgun sequence genome encodes:
- the prx gene encoding neuroblast differentiation-associated protein AHNAK isoform X6: MGTTEAKVDLQGPEIKGGKTEMPSIDISLPKGKSKGEVDIEGKGGKFKMPSCNIHLPKMKLSEGEVVLKGPEINGGKIEMPTVDISVPQGKEEGDLDIGGSEVKGGNFNMPSLDISLPKSKLLEGDMKLECPEIPNVDFSLPKANVEGNIELEGSDVSGDRFKMPAFDISFPKRKKKEGEVDIERPEVKGGTKFNMPSLSDISPPAMKSPSVDISIPKGKVEGDIETKGKREHFHIPSIDVSLPEIKSKRGDINIEGPEIKGGGIKMPTIDISTPQGSLEGDITVEGEGKEGKFSLPSVDITLPAVKYPEGDVNFQGPKVKGWKYEMPKVDLSLPKGKVQGDIDIDIRSGKDGNIEIPSYHTGLPKGKFKGPELKGGKIHMPDIDLSLPKGKMEKPTIDISLSKGKLAGDVDIDGHGGKGGKFHMPSLDISIPKIKAKGVEVKGDMSIPNIKSPEVDFSLEGPDVKGGKVNIPTVDISLPKGKVKGDINVEGPEVKGGTFKMPTNDVALPKVNLPEGDVKIKGPGIKGGKIEMPDIDLSLPKGKAKGEIDIGGHAGKGGKFHMPSVDISLPKLKAKGVDVSIEGPDLKGGKNNMPNIDLSLPKGNADLSIEGPEVKGGKFKMPKFDVSLPKMNLVEGSVKVEGPEMNTSGPEASGDLKMAGLKQDINPASLKVKGVDIETGGTEGPGASLKLPNVKLPTVDISAPRVDLDFGLTKPKGDDVEVELLKAEGGRPSSGGRFDLPDVSLKVPSLSLPRFGGKSKSGVLVISGPKGDVSLSAPHVEGEIRAPSVEFDGDGKVKVKKTKIKMPLFGVSKKHAEVSVSSPDVDVKVTKGEIGISKPEVNLGSPDDKSKYKVKFPKFKMSSPKGQLSEGEVDAKLEGNVEGKGGFHAPDVTVKLPKFSMAGFGSKEKELGKPSGYLESKAKVKMPSVELLLPAAKTPDNEVLLPKAEVDVSEADIRGYEGNLKIPKMPTIDVSIPKIDLDVSLPKVKHDAKVDEQGGKFKMPDIKIPDIDFSFPKGKTGEIDGGHIGVNAEGGKMKMSHMKMSDVDISLPKGKIEGPEMEIKGEGGKFKMPHFSMPSVDISLPKGKTEGPDIEMEGGTGGKFKMPHMKMPDVDISLPKGKIEGPEMEIKGQGGQFKMPHLSMPSVDISLPKGKIEGPEIEIEGGTGGKFKMPHMKMPSIDISLPKGKIEGPDVEIEGSTGGKLKMPHLKMPDVDISLPKGKIEVPDVEMEGGTGGKFKLPHWKMPDFYISLPKGKIEGPDTEIEGGTGGKFKMPKVDISLPKRKPSVEGPELDIGGHFKMPNVGISIPKGKESIDIPEEKMASDGGTIQLPHVNVPKVDISLPKGKSKAIEATAIEMEVTGGKFVGPHIKLPKEGVSVLKNKSGEGEINLSTAEAGGKVKVPQVPSLDLDIDVRLDKPKQDTEAHGEADLHVKGEHKALKLKMPTIDIKGPKGDLELDIGLNRGEGNKDRKKIELPDLDLNTTGTNSKVKGSKVKGTKFKIGMPKKKTGRDVTAEAKICKNCGDEEIGGKTKHRCMGKERFEYDVKLETHNGHKENKDRINIPVPEVTLPTKQGSAELGTGGEGSLSSSRGDSKVPRIPDIEFDITTSPDKYEDTTEKGKKIKIPKFGVALPSMSSPEGKINIFGPEIQYEGPKMPKVKKAVFVLVNPPQTGDHAACTGLQEKETTPGAEKEDVKVKMPKIKMKPSFGKPKDNAAALSFSPCKSGSFDVNLRGKGSTSSLNAEKDACPLKSSNGAKGTSSGKIKFPKVELTSPYGKMAAEGEDTEMSLKLGKDSSPGEVEGDTKGLQVQSGKMAVAGFSEELSKDVVSSRARTDMLDRDSSESPASFTMEFSSAKVQSWSKVESHSRESEERESSPWFKVPKFTLKPHSTGFLQITPEGSPQAQRKGEVGGEADVLGSFCLHTSGLDFTTQDVSEENQVCSTEDGTVTMVTKTTRITRHMVTSEAQTGESSATTTTTHQVSDFKH, from the exons ATGGGAACAACCGAGGCTAAAGTTGACTTGCAAGGACCTGAGATTAAAGGAGGGAAAACAGAGATGCCATCAATAGATATTTCTCTACCAAAAGGTAAATCCAAGGGTGAGGTAGACATAGAGGGAAAGGGAGGCAAGTTCAAAATGCCTTCATGTAATATACATCTTCCAAAAATGAAGTTGTCTGAGGGAGAAGTTGTTTTGAAGGGACCTGAAATCAACGGTGGAAAGATTGAGATGCCTACTGTCGATATCTCTGTTCCCCAAGGAAAAGAAGAGGGAGATCTGGATATTGGTGGCAGTGAAGTGAAAGGAGGCAATTTCAACATGCCCTCTTTAGACATTTCTCTCCCAAAAAGTAAGCTACTTGAGGGAGACATGAAGCTAGAATGTCCTGAAATTCCAAATGTTGACTTTTCACTCCCCAAGGCAAATGTGGAGGGCAACATAGAGCTTGAGGGCAGTGATGTTAGCGGAGACAGGTTCAAGATGCCAGCTTTTGACATCTCATTcccaaagaggaaaaaaaaggagggagaggtTGATATTGAAAGACCTGAAGTCAAAGGAGGGACAAAGTTCAACATGCCATCactctctgacatctctcctcCCGCTATGAAATCACCCTCGGTTGATATCTCTATTCCAAAGGGAAAAGTAGAGGGTGACATAGAAACCAAAGGTAAAAGAGAACATTTTCATATTCCCTCAATTGATGTTTCTCTCcctgaaataaaatcaaaacgaGGTGACATCAACATTGAGGGACCAGAAATTAAAGGTGGTGGAATTAAAATGCCAACGATTGACATTTCAACCCCTCAAGGATCATTAGAAGGTGATATCACTGTCGAGGGTGAAGGAAAAGAAGGCAAGTTCAGCCTGCCGTCAGTAGACATCACCCTCCCTGCAGTAAAATACCCTGAAGGAGATGTGAATTTTCAAGGGCCGAAAGTTAAGGGTTGGAAATATGAAATGCCAAAAGTCGACCTCTCGCTTCCTAAAGGAAAAGTACAGGGAGACATTGATATCGACATTCGGTCTGGAAAAGATGGGAACATTGAAATACCATCCTATCATACAGGACTTCCTAAAGGAAAATTCAAAGGTCCTGAGCTTAAGGGAGGAAAAATCCACATGCCAGACATTGACTTGTCACTCCCCaaaggaaaaatggaaaagCCAACTATTGATATTTCACTTTCAAAAGGAAAACTAGCAGGAGATGTTGACATTGATGGGCATGGTGGTAAAGGAGGCAAGTTTCACATGCCTTCACTTGATATCTCTATTCCTAAAATCAAAGCAAAGGGAGTTGAAGTCAAAGGGGATATGTCAATCCCTAATATTAAGTCTCCAGAGGTAGATTTCAGCCTTGAGGGTCCTGATGTTAAAG GAGGAAAGGTCAACATACCAACTGTTGACATTTCACTTCCCAAAGGAAAAGTTAAGGGTGACATAAATGTTGAAG GTCCTGAAGTGAAGGGGGGtacatttaaaatgccaacaaatGATGTTGCATTGCCAAAAGTGAATCTCCCAGAGGgtgatgtcaaaataaaaggccCAGGCATCAAGGGAGGAAAGATTGAAATGCCAGACATTGACCTGTCACTACCCAAAGGAAAAGCAAAAGGAGAAATAGACATTGGCGGACATGCTGGAAAAGGAGGCAAGTTCCATATGCCCTCTGTTGATATTTCtcttccaaaattgaaagcAAAGGGAGTTGATGTCAGTATTGAAGGTCCTGACCTGAAGGGAGGAAAGAACAATATGCCAAACATTGACCTGTCACTCCCCAAAGGAAATGCTGATCTCAGTATTGAGGGTCCTGAGGTAAAAGGAGGCAAATTCAAAATGCCCAAATTTGATGTTTCACTTCCAAAGATGAACCTGGTGGAAGGCAGTGTCAAAGTGGAAGGCCCAGAGATGAACACCAGTGGCCCTGAAGCATCAGGAGATTTGAAGATGGCTGGTCTCAAACAAGATATTAATCCAGCCAGTTTAAAAGTTAAGGGTGTGGACATTGAGACAGGTGGTACAGAAGGCCCAGGTGCATCCCTCAAACTTCCCAATGTCAAATTACCAACAGTTGACATCTCAGCTCCAAGGGTGGATCTAGACTTTGGCCTCACCAAACCTAAAGGTGACGATGTGGAAGTGGAGCTCCTGAAAGCAGAGGGAGGCAGGCCTTCTTCAGGGGGGAGATTTGATCTACCTGATGTCTCCCTTAAAGTCCCAAGTTTATCTCTTCCCAGGTTTGGTGGAAAGTCCAAGAGTGGTGTTTTGGTGATATCTGGCCCCAAGGGGGATGTTTCCCTCAGTGCACCACATGTGGAAGGAGAGATTAGGGCACCATCAGTGGAGTTTGATGGGGATGGAAAggtcaaggtaaaaaaaactaaaatcaaaatgCCCTTATTTGGTGTATCCAAAAAGCATGCAGAAGTATCTGTGTCTTCTCCTGATGTGGatgttaaagtaacaaaaggGGAAATTGGCATTTCTAAGCCAGAAGTCAATCTTGGGAGCCCAGATGATAAATCAAAATACAAAGTGAAATttccaaagtttaaaatgtcatcaccAAAAGGTCAACTCTCAGAAGGAGAGGTTGATGCAAAACTAGAGGGAAATGTGGAAGGAAAAGGTGGCTTCCATGCACCTGACGTAACTGTCAAACTACCAAAATTCTCTATGGCAGGATTTGGCTCTAAAGAAAAAGAGTTAGGTAAGCCAAGTGGTTACCTTGAGTCTAAGGCCAAAGTTAAAATGCCCTCAGTTGAACTGTTGCTACCAGCAGCTAAAACACCAGATAATGAGGTTCTCCTCCCCAAAGCAGAGGTTGATGTCTCAGAGGCTGACATCAGAGGTTATGAGGGAAACCTCAAAATTCCCAAAATGCCAACAATTGATGTTTCCATTCCCAAAATAGACCTAGATGTGTCCCTGCCAAAAGTAAAGCATGATGCAAAGGTTGATGAACAAGGAGGAAAATTCAAGATGCCAGACATAAAGATACCTGACATTGACTTCTCCTTTCCTAAAGGTAAAACAGGTGAAATTGATGGAGGTCACATTGGAGTCAATGCAGAGGgaggaaaaatgaaaatgtctcaCATGAAAATGTCAGATGTTGACATCTCTCTACCTAAAGGAAAGATTGAAGGTCCAGAGATGGAGATCAAAGGAGAAGGTGGAAAATTCAAAATGCCACATTTCAGCATGCCCTCTGTTGATATTTCACTGCCAAAAGGAAAGACTGAGGGTCCAGACATTGAAATGGAGGGAGGCACTGGAGGAAAATTCAAA ATGCCTCACATGAAAATGCCAGATGTTGACATTTCTCTACCTAAAGGAAAGATTGAGGGTCCAGAGATGGAGATCAAAGGACAAGGTGGACAATTCAAGATGCCACATCTCAGCATGCCCTCTGTTGATATTTCCCTTCCAAAAGGAAAGATTGAAGGTCCAGAGATTGAAATTGAGGGAGGTACTGGAGGAAAATTCAAAATGCCTCACATGAAAATGCCCAGCATCGACATCTCTCTACCTAAAGGAAAGATTGAAGGTCCAGATGTTGAAATTGAGGGAAGTACTGGAGGAAAGTTGAAAATGCCTCACTTAAAAATGCCAGATGTTGACATCTCTCTGCCCAAAG GAAAGATTGAAGTTCCAGATGTCGAAATGGAGGGAGGTACAGGAGGAAAGTTCAAATTGCCTCATTGGAAAATGCCAGATTTTTACATCTCTCTGCCCAAAGGAAAGATTGAAGGCCCAGACACTGAAATAGAGGGAGGCACA GGAGGAAAGTTCAAGATGCCAAAAGTGGACATATCTCTTCCAAAACGAAAACCTTCAGTTGAAGGTCCAGAGTTAGATATTGGGGGACACTTTAAAATGCCTAATGTGGGCATATCTATCCctaaaggaaaagaaagtatTGACATACCAGAGGAGAAAATGGCATCAGATGGAGGAACCATCCAACTGCCACATGTCAATGTGCCCAAAGTTGATATTTCACTTCCTAAAGGTAAAAGTAAAGCTATTGAAGCAACTGCTATAGAGATGGAAGTCACAGGAGGAAAGTTCGTAGGCCCACATATTAAACTTCCAAAGGAAGGTGTATCAGTGCTAAAGAATAAATCAGGTGAAGGGGAGATCAACTTATCAACAGCTGAGGCAGGAGGGAAAGTTAAAGTGCCACAGGTCCCATCACTAGATCTGGACATCGATGTGAGACTTGATAAACCTAAACAAGACACAGAGGCTCATGGGGAAGCTGATTTACATGTTAAGGGAGAGCACAAAGCTCTGAAACTCAAGATGCCAACAATAGATATCAAAGGTCCAAAAGGAGACCTGGAACTTGATATAGGACTTAATAGAGGAGAGGGCAATAAGGACAGGAAAAAAATTGAACTTCCTGACTTGGACCTCAACACAACAGGAACCAACAGCAAAGTAAAGGGGTCTAAAGTCAAAGGAACAAAATTCAAGATTGGAatgccaaaaaagaaaactggcaGAGACGTAACAGCCGaagcaaaaatatgcaaaaactGTGGTGATGAAGAGATAGGTGGTAAAACCAAACATAGATGCATGGGAAAAGAAAGATTTGAATATGATGTTAAACTTGAAACTCACAACGGACATAAAGAGAACAAAGATCGTATTAACATCCCAGTGCCAGAGGTTACATTACCAACCAAACAAGGTTCAGCGGAATTAGGAACCGGGGGGGAGGGTAGCCTCTCGTCATCCAGAGGAGATAGTAAAGTCCCCCGGATTCCAGACATAGAGTTTGATATTACTACATCACCTGATAAATATGAGGACACAacagaaaaagggaagaaaatcaAAATCCCAAAGTTTGGTGTCGCATTACCCTCCATGTCCTCTCCTGAGGGGaaaataaatatctttgggCCAGAAATTCAGTATGAGGGCCCTAAAATGCCCAAAGTAAAGAAAGCTGTTTTTGTCTTGGTAAATCCTCCTCAAACAGGTGACCATGCTGCATGCACAGGCCTCCAAGAAAAGGAGACAACACCTGGGGCTGAAAAAGAGGATGTCAAAGTGAAGATGCCCAAAATCAAAATGAAGCCAAGCTTTGGGAAGCCCAAAGACAACGCAGCCGCTTTGTCATTTTCTCCTTGCAAATCAGGGTCGTTTGATGTCAATCTAAGGGGCAAAGGTTCCACTTCAAGTCTAAATGCTGAAAAAGATGCATGTCCTCTCAAGTCCTCCAATGGCGCAAAAGGGACTTCCAGTGGCAAAATTAAATTTCCAAAGGTGGAGTTAACCTCTCCATATGGCAAGATGGCTGCAGAGGGGGAGGACACTGAAATGAGTTTGAAACTGGGAAAGGATTCATCACCAGGAGAAGTGGAGGGAGACACTAAAGGGCTTCAAGTACAATCAGGCAAGATGGCCGTCGCTGGTTTTAGTGAGGAGCTCTCAAAGGATGTGGTGTCATCTCGTGCCAGAACAGATATGCTGGACAGAGACAGCTCAGAGTCCCCTGCTAGTTTTACCATGGAGTTCAGCTCAGCAAAGGTCCAATCTTGGAGCAAGGTCGAGAGCCACAGCAGAGAGTCTGAAGAAAGAGAGTCTTCCCCCTGGTTCAAGGTCCCAAAGTTCACCCTGAAGCCACACTCCACAG gctTCCTTCAGATAACCCCGGAGGGTTCTCCTCAGGCCCAGCGGAAGGGGGAGGTGGGAGGTGAGGCCGACGTGTTAGGGTCTTTCTGCCTCCACACCTCAGGGCTTGACTTCACCACCCAGGACGTCTCTGAAGAGAACCAAGTCTGCTCCACCGAGGATGGAACTGTCACTATGGTTACTAAGACCACCAGGATCACCCGGCACATGGTTACCAGCGAAGCGCAAACAGGTGAATCTTCAGCAACCACGACGACAACACACCAAGTGTCGGACTTCAAGCACTGA